Part of the Lutra lutra chromosome 4, mLutLut1.2, whole genome shotgun sequence genome is shown below.
ggggttggggggaagcagggctGCAGAGACCATGGGGCagaaggcagggggtgggggatgacaTTTGGAGAGCAGGACAGATTGAATGGTTGGAGGGAATGCTGGGTCATAGTCTAAGTGTCCTTCCTGCTTCTTCTTAACCTAATCATCCCTCactcctcccagcctcctctggcTGTGCCTCCAGTGTGCTCCTGCTGTGTGACCATGAAGCCTTCCTGGATGTCCTGGATAATGTGAGTGTAACCCTGCACCGGGAGGCTGCTGCTCTCTCTGAGCTTGACTGGCTAAGCTCTGGGACAGGGAGGGTGGGGCAAGGGGGGCatgcctcctcttccttctctcccttctcctcctcctttccctcccaggagagggtggttttttttgttgttttttttttttttggaggagggcTTTTCTTTTGGAGAGGTGTTGGGAGAGGGCATTTGGTAGAATTGTCAAGCCCCTGGCTCCTCGTGACCTCCATTCCCACAATCTGTGCAGGACGGACGGACACCCCTGATGATTGCATCACTGGGGGGTCATGCAGCTATCTGCTCACAGCTACTGCAGAGAGGTGCCCGAGTTAATGTCACAGACAAGGACGACAAGTGAgccttccccatctccccagcccaaACCCAGGCATTGACCACTCTAGAAAGGAGCCACTGGGCAAACATGTGTGCGCATGCgcgtgtatgtgtgcgtgtgttttgCGGAAGAAAGATTGGTCTCTGTTTTCCTGGGAAACTCCTTCCTTCTGAGAAGTTGTTTGGAAGAGCTACATGCTGCTTTGCACTTCTCCTCTTGGGGAGCTGAGAAAGTTTTACTTAGACTTTCCTATTTAGCGGCTACCACCACCATCTTCCCAGCATAGATGACCTTGGAAGTCGAATCAATACTTCTGGATCCACTAGTTCAATTTACTGGTTTCAAACCACCATCTAAACAATGGGATCCTTTTTCCAATAAAGAATTTATGTGGAACCTCgataaagaaaagatgaaaatagggCCCTTCTACTTGGCCCCTGGCTTTCTGATGCTGCAGCTCCAAGGCAGGGTGGTCTGGTCTCATGCCTTGTTGTTGGCTGGTGTGGGTCCGTGGTTCTCCTCGCCACACAGAGTGAGATCTGATTCCGTGAGTGGAATTTCTAGAAGCAGGACTCCTGGATTTCCTGGGGAACGCCTTTGCCCAGCTTTGTCCCCACTCACAGATCAGCTCTGATCCTGGCCTGTGAGAAAGGCAGCGCCGAGGTGGCCGAACTGCTCCTGAGCCATGGGGCAGACGCAGGGGCGATGGATGGCACAGGGCACGACGCTCTGCATTATGCTCTTCGCACTCAAGACAAAGTGTTGTGTCGGCTGCTGCAGCAGGCTCTGAACCGGCGGGGGCAGCGGGGAGGTAAAGCTGAGTCCCTTTTGTAACTTCACAATTCTCCTTGAGAGCCTTAGCATCCAGGAATCTGCTTAGAATGCCATTTATTCCCTTTGAAATAATCCCTCTGACAAAGAATTTTTACTTGAGTTTAGAGTTTAACTTATAGATTGCTGCTACTGTGAAATGACCCCAAATTCCCAAAGCATGGTCACAAAAGTCCTTAATACAGCCTTGTGTCCATCAGAAGGCAACTCTGGCTCAACTACCTCTATGTTTATGAGTTGTGATTGTTCATCTATTTGTGTGGTTTGCCGGTCACCCTCCATCTCCCTTGCTAGACTGGAAAGCCCTCAGATGACAGGCCACTGCTGTTTTGCTCCACACTGAGATCCTGGTGCCCATCAGTGCCTGGCACCATGCCCACTAAATAAGTGagcaaacaaaatgaacaagCTGGCCCGTCTCCTGGATAAGGGAACCAAGGATACTGGATGCTTGGGGACCCATTCAACAGGGGTGGCTCCTGGCACCATGAAGACATGTGTGGGAAGGGTCCTGACACTGGGGGAATGTTCTTCTCAGAAAAAGTCTGAAAATAAAGCGTGGGCTAGAAGAGGACCTGTCTCCACTCTCATTTTCCCTGTGATTTCTCGCATAGGTCAGGGGCTTGTTCAACATCCAGATCTTGCATCCCAGGTAAGACCCTATGTGCCTTTTGCTTCCAACCCACCCTAGGCTGTCCCACTGGGGTTTCCCCTAGGTAGTGATTCTTGGGGTCATCGAGAGAGTCTAAGAGAAGAAAACCCCTCCTGGGTCTTGGCTAGCTGCCTGCCTTTAGTTCACTATTCCTTTTTCTATGTAGGCCTCCCAATCTGAGCCTCAGGTGGGTTCTCCACCTAAGAGCCCATGGAGAGCAGAAcctgaggaggagcaggaggaagaggaagaggaggaagacccATGCCCAGATGAGTGGAGGTGGAAGTAtgaagaggagcagaggaaggttTCTCAGTTGGAGCAGGAACTGGTGCAAAAGACTGAAGAGGCGAAGGCTCAGGCTGCAGCCTACCTGGGCCTGGAGAACCAGATTCGAGAGCACGTGCAGGAGCTGGGGCTCCTCCTAGCTCAAGAGCCtggagctcctggagggcagggttCTAGTCTTCGGCCTGGAGGAGATGGCATGGAACAGGGCTGTCCCTTGGGCCTGCTGGCTGAACGCATTCAAGAGCTAAGGAAACAGCAGCAGGCAGCAGCCACAGTGGCAACCAAGCCAGCATTAGCTTCTAGGAAGTCTGAGGATTCAACCTCGGGGGGCATTCAGCATGAAGCCCAAGGAAGTCTCCAGCCAGAAGAACAAGAGCCACCCCAGAGCCCAAGGAAAGTCACAGGACAGCAGCTGAGTGCCAATGGTGGACAGGCCCTTGGCCGGGATGGTACTGAAGAGCCATGTGCTGGTCAGAAAGAGaggccccaggcccctggggctgACCCGATAGGCACAGCGGCTGAACCCATGGGCCCAGCAGCCATGAATCAGCTCCTGTTACAGCTGAGGGAGGAGGTGGCTGCCGTGTGGCGAGAAAAGGATGCTGCCCGGGGGGCTTTGTCAAGACCGGTCCTGGAGGGGGCTCTGGGGACACCCCAGGTGGAGGCTGCAGCCGCTGCCTGGGAGAAGATGGAGGCCAGGCTAGAGCAGGTGCTGGTGAGGCTGGATCGGGCAAAGGCAGGATTACAGGGCAAACCTCAGGCCCCTGCCCAGGAACCCAGAGAGGGAGCCCCAAAGGCAGGTCTGGTGACCATCACCAAAGagaatgaagggaaggagaagaaggctcctgGGGCCCGGGGAGAGCCTTTGGGGGCCCCTGGAGGGGAACGGCTACCCGGAGGCAGCCCCGCTAAGGGCCAGCTGGAGAAGGAGGTAGCAGCACTGAGACAGAGCAATAGCAACTTGCTGGAGGAGCTGGGTGagctggggcaggagaggcagcGGTTGCAGGGGGAGCTGCAGTCCCTGAGCCAGCGGCTCCAGCGGGATTTCGTTCCAAAGCCAGAGGCGCAGGTCCAGCTGCAGCAGTTGCGGCGGAGTGTGGGGCTGCTGACGGCCGAACTGGCCATGGAGAAGGAGGCCACCGAGAAGCTGCGGAAGCGCCTGGCCTCTCAGAGCAGTGGCCTCCAAGGGCTGTGGGACTACCTGCCACCAGACCTGGTGGGCAAGGGGAGTGCTGGGCGCGCGGTGGCAGAGCCTCTGGAGGAGCTGCAGGCCTGCATCAGCACCCTGGTGGAGCAGCACCGCGAGGCCCAGAAGGGGCTGGCTCGCCTGGAGGAGGAAAACCAGCAGCTGCGGGGGACCCCGGCCCCACGCCGGGGGCCGGGCACCTTGTCAGAGGCCCCCGCACCGCCCCAGGTGGCGGCTCTGGAGCAAGACCTGGGGAAGCTGGAGGAAGAGCTGAGGGCCGTCCAGGCCACGATGAGCGGGAAGAGCCAGGAGATCGGGAAGCTGAAGCAGCTGCTCTACCAGGCCACCGAGGAAGTGGCCGAGCTGCGGGCCCGGGAGGCCGCCAGCCTGCGGCAGCACGAGAAAACCCGCGGTTCGCTGGTGGCCCAGGCTCAGGCGTGGGGCCAGGAGCTGAAGGCCCTGCTGGAAAAGTATAACACAGCGTGCCGGGAGATGGCTCGGCTGCGCCAGGCGGTGGCGGAGGAGCGGCGGCGGAGCGGGGACCTAGCAACACGCGCGGCCGAGCAGGAGCGCCAGGCTGGCGAGCTGCGCGCGCGCTCCCAGCAGTTTGAGCAAACAGCGGAGCAGTTCCGAGACAAGGTGGACCATCTCATTGGGGCTTGCCGGGACAAGGAGGCCAAGGTGAGCAGGCTGGGCAGCCGGCAAGGAAAGTAAGCGGCCCTGTGTTTAGGGGGTTGTTAGCCTGCCTCTGTCTTTGTGTTGTCAGCTTAATACCTGTAACGGAGCACCTGTGGTTTGCAAGGACGGTTGTGTTCCCCGGCGTCGTGTCTTGGGTCTCGTTTCTCGTTTCTCCAGGGTTTGGGGTTGATATTAGCGGTGAGGCTAAGGtataaacagaagagagaagggggcTTAAGTGTTACAGTTGGGGATTCAGGGTTCAGAAGCAGTGCGGTCGGAGCCAGCTAGCTACTGCCCTGGAGGGATTATGGTTATGAGCACTTTCACTTAAAAAGTAGATTAGCC
Proteins encoded:
- the ANKRD35 gene encoding ankyrin repeat domain-containing protein 35: MKRFFSCSSSQVAVERWNRRDQKLLEAVQRGDVGRVAALASRKSARPTKLNSNGQSPFHLAASKGLTECLTILLANGADINSKNEDGSTALHLATISCQPQCVKVLLQHGANEDAVDAENRSPLHWAASSGCASSVLLLCDHEAFLDVLDNDGRTPLMIASLGGHAAICSQLLQRGARVNVTDKDDKSALILACEKGSAEVAELLLSHGADAGAMDGTGHDALHYALRTQDKVLCRLLQQALNRRGQRGGQGLVQHPDLASQASQSEPQVGSPPKSPWRAEPEEEQEEEEEEEDPCPDEWRWKYEEEQRKVSQLEQELVQKTEEAKAQAAAYLGLENQIREHVQELGLLLAQEPGAPGGQGSSLRPGGDGMEQGCPLGLLAERIQELRKQQQAAATVATKPALASRKSEDSTSGGIQHEAQGSLQPEEQEPPQSPRKVTGQQLSANGGQALGRDGTEEPCAGQKERPQAPGADPIGTAAEPMGPAAMNQLLLQLREEVAAVWREKDAARGALSRPVLEGALGTPQVEAAAAAWEKMEARLEQVLVRLDRAKAGLQGKPQAPAQEPREGAPKAGLVTITKENEGKEKKAPGARGEPLGAPGGERLPGGSPAKGQLEKEVAALRQSNSNLLEELGELGQERQRLQGELQSLSQRLQRDFVPKPEAQVQLQQLRRSVGLLTAELAMEKEATEKLRKRLASQSSGLQGLWDYLPPDLVGKGSAGRAVAEPLEELQACISTLVEQHREAQKGLARLEEENQQLRGTPAPRRGPGTLSEAPAPPQVAALEQDLGKLEEELRAVQATMSGKSQEIGKLKQLLYQATEEVAELRAREAASLRQHEKTRGSLVAQAQAWGQELKALLEKYNTACREMARLRQAVAEERRRSGDLATRAAEQERQAGELRARSQQFEQTAEQFRDKVDHLIGACRDKEAKIKELLKKLEQLSEEVLAVRGENARLALQLQDSQKNHDEIISTYRNHLLNAAQGYMEQDVYNILLRILSIQEE